A genome region from Chitinophagales bacterium includes the following:
- a CDS encoding UDP-N-acetylmuramoyl-L-alanyl-D-glutamate--2,6-diaminopimelate ligase, with protein sequence MKQLKELLVGINIQQIIGSDSVQVGALRSDSRQVGKGDCFVAVSGTVVDGHNFIAQCELAGAVAIVCEKLPAQLQPQVSYVVVAESSSVLGVMAANFFHHPSRKLQLFGVTGTNGKTSVATLLFRLFKQLGKSVGLLSTVQNQINETVIASTHTTPDAIGLNALLAQMVEAGCTHCFMEVSSHAAHQNRIAGLRFAGAAFTNITHDHLDYHKTFDNYIKAKKKFFDELNEDAFAITNADDRNGSVMLQNTKAKKFTYSLKTPSDFKGKIIDNNITGLQLEIGGQEVHVRLIGEFNAYNLVLVYAAAILLGAEKEEVLRILSALTPPAGRFEQVVSPNGKIVGIIDYAHTPDALKNILHTINAVRNGNEQFISVVGCGGNRDAAKRPLMAMLASKLSDKAIFTSDNPRNEDPQEILNEMNAGVQAPERKKVITIADRREAIRTACSLAMPNDIILIAGKGHEKYQEIKGVKYDFDDKQVLVDTFLELEK encoded by the coding sequence GTGAAACAACTAAAAGAACTCTTGGTGGGCATCAATATTCAGCAAATTATCGGTAGCGATAGTGTGCAGGTGGGTGCTTTGCGTTCAGATTCGCGCCAAGTGGGCAAAGGCGATTGCTTTGTAGCAGTTTCGGGTACAGTAGTTGATGGGCATAACTTTATTGCACAGTGCGAGCTTGCAGGTGCAGTTGCCATTGTGTGCGAAAAACTGCCTGCACAGCTTCAACCACAGGTAAGCTATGTGGTGGTGGCAGAAAGCAGTAGTGTGTTGGGTGTAATGGCTGCCAATTTCTTCCATCATCCTTCGCGCAAATTGCAGTTGTTTGGTGTTACGGGAACCAATGGCAAAACTTCGGTGGCTACTTTGCTTTTCAGGTTGTTTAAGCAGTTGGGGAAAAGCGTAGGCTTGCTTTCTACCGTTCAAAATCAAATTAACGAAACGGTTATTGCCTCTACACACACCACACCCGATGCCATTGGTTTAAATGCGTTGCTTGCTCAAATGGTGGAAGCAGGTTGTACACATTGCTTTATGGAAGTAAGTTCACATGCTGCGCACCAAAATAGAATTGCAGGCTTGCGCTTTGCAGGTGCGGCTTTTACCAACATTACACACGATCATTTAGATTATCATAAAACCTTCGATAACTATATTAAAGCCAAGAAAAAATTCTTCGATGAATTGAATGAGGATGCCTTTGCAATTACCAATGCCGATGATAGAAATGGCTCCGTAATGTTGCAAAATACAAAGGCAAAGAAGTTTACATATTCACTCAAAACACCTTCGGATTTTAAAGGCAAAATTATTGATAACAATATCACAGGATTGCAATTAGAAATTGGCGGACAAGAAGTTCATGTGCGCTTAATCGGAGAGTTCAATGCATATAATTTAGTGCTGGTATATGCTGCAGCCATTTTGTTGGGCGCAGAAAAGGAAGAGGTATTGCGCATTCTCTCTGCACTCACACCTCCTGCAGGCAGGTTTGAGCAAGTGGTTTCGCCCAATGGAAAAATAGTAGGTATAATAGATTACGCACACACGCCCGATGCGCTCAAAAATATATTGCACACCATCAATGCCGTGCGCAATGGCAACGAGCAGTTTATTTCGGTAGTAGGTTGTGGCGGCAATCGCGATGCAGCAAAGCGTCCGTTAATGGCCATGCTGGCAAGCAAACTTTCCGATAAAGCCATTTTTACATCAGATAACCCACGCAACGAAGATCCGCAGGAAATTCTTAATGAAATGAATGCGGGCGTGCAGGCTCCCGAGCGCAAAAAGGTAATCACCATTGCAGATAGAAGAGAAGCAATACGCACGGCATGCAGTTTGGCAATGCCCAACGATATTATTCTGATTGCAGGAAAAGGACACGAGAAGTATCAGGAAATAAAAGGCGTAAAATATGATTTTGACGATAAGCAGGTGTTGGTAGATACATTTTTAGAATTAGAAAAGTAA
- the mraY gene encoding phospho-N-acetylmuramoyl-pentapeptide-transferase — translation MLYYLFKWLDVQYDFPGAGLFNFISFRAAMALLLSLVISLVYGKNIIAFLRKKQIGETIRELGLEGENSKKGTPTMGGLIILGAILVPTLLFAKIGSVYIILLLITTVWLGFIGFLDDYIKVFKKDKKGLAGRFKIVGQVGLGIIVGTVLYFNGNVVIKEEIPAGEVYKYDSNEISKITDDKGVTHFMTTEKSSVTTLPFIKNQEFDYERILGVIHADWSKYTWLVFIPIVIFIITAVSNAANLTDGIDGLAAGTSSIIGATLLVFAYVSGNIIFADYLDIMYIPNVGELVIFCAAFIGACVGFLWYNAYPAQVFMGDTGSLALGGIIATMALCVRKELLLPLMCGVFFVETISVMLQVSYFKYTKKKYGEGRRIFLMSPIHHHFQKMGIHESKIVSRFWIVGIMLAVLSIVTLKIR, via the coding sequence ATGTTATACTATCTTTTTAAATGGCTTGATGTTCAGTATGATTTTCCGGGAGCGGGGTTGTTTAACTTCATCTCCTTCCGGGCGGCTATGGCATTGCTTTTGAGCTTGGTAATATCGCTCGTGTACGGTAAAAACATTATTGCCTTCTTGCGTAAAAAGCAAATTGGCGAAACCATTCGTGAACTTGGCTTGGAAGGCGAAAATTCTAAAAAAGGCACGCCAACCATGGGCGGTTTAATTATACTCGGAGCCATACTGGTGCCTACATTGCTGTTTGCCAAAATTGGCAGCGTGTACATTATACTGTTGCTTATTACCACTGTTTGGTTAGGATTTATAGGCTTTTTAGACGATTACATTAAAGTATTCAAGAAAGATAAAAAGGGGCTTGCTGGTCGCTTTAAAATAGTAGGACAGGTAGGGCTTGGCATTATTGTAGGCACGGTATTGTACTTTAATGGCAATGTGGTAATTAAGGAAGAAATTCCTGCGGGCGAAGTATATAAGTACGATAGCAATGAAATAAGCAAAATTACAGACGATAAAGGTGTAACGCATTTTATGACAACAGAGAAATCGAGCGTTACCACCTTGCCGTTTATTAAAAACCAAGAATTCGATTACGAGAGAATTTTAGGCGTTATACATGCAGATTGGAGCAAATACACATGGTTGGTGTTTATTCCTATCGTTATTTTCATTATTACGGCAGTAAGCAATGCCGCTAATCTTACCGATGGTATAGATGGTTTGGCAGCAGGTACTTCTTCCATTATTGGTGCCACATTATTAGTGTTTGCATACGTTTCGGGCAATATAATTTTTGCCGATTACTTAGATATAATGTACATACCCAACGTGGGAGAATTGGTAATTTTTTGTGCCGCATTTATTGGAGCTTGTGTTGGTTTTTTATGGTACAATGCATATCCGGCACAAGTGTTTATGGGCGACACAGGCTCGCTGGCACTGGGCGGTATTATTGCCACTATGGCGCTTTGCGTGCGCAAAGAATTGCTGCTGCCTTTAATGTGCGGAGTGTTTTTTGTTGAAACAATTAGTGTAATGCTGCAAGTAAGCTACTTTAAATACACCAAGAAGAAATATGGCGAAGGCAGAAGAATCTTTTTAATGAGTCCGATTCACCACCACTTTCAAAAAATGGGAATCCATGAAAGCAAGATTGTAAGCCGTTTTTGGATTGTGGGCATTATGCTGGCAGTATTAAGTATTGTAACACTAAAAATTAGATAG
- the murD gene encoding UDP-N-acetylmuramoyl-L-alanine--D-glutamate ligase, which translates to MAKRLVVLGGGESGVGTAILGMKQGYEVFLSDGGEIKPKYIKVLNEYGIAYESNTHTAHKILNADVVMKSPGIAHKTPIVKELKAAGVRIVSEMEFAAPFTNAEIIGITGSNGKTTTTALTYHILRNAGLNVGLGGNIGRSFAWQVATENFEYYVLEISSFQLDDIETFRPNVAVLTNITPDHLDRYNYELDNYVAAKFKIGKWQNESDYFIYCADDEITMQNMDRYPTKAQKIPFSLEKKYKQGGYVENETLFININQTQFTMSNSELGIKGRHNTYNSLAAGIVANIYGLRKDEIRKSLSDFKSLEHRLETVTKVRGVEFINDSKATNVNSTWYALETMSKPIIWIAGGVDKGNDYSVLTPLVQKKVKALVCLGEDNTKLHSAFGKAVDVIVNTNNIHDAVRMAYQLGAPGDVVLLSPACASFDLFQNFEDRGMKFKEEVIKL; encoded by the coding sequence GTGGCTAAGCGTTTAGTAGTTCTTGGTGGTGGCGAAAGCGGAGTTGGTACTGCAATACTTGGTATGAAGCAGGGATACGAAGTGTTTTTAAGCGATGGTGGCGAAATAAAGCCGAAGTACATAAAAGTGTTGAATGAATATGGCATTGCATACGAAAGCAATACACACACGGCACATAAAATTTTAAATGCCGATGTAGTAATGAAAAGCCCGGGCATTGCACATAAAACACCTATCGTAAAAGAGTTGAAGGCAGCCGGAGTGCGCATAGTAAGCGAAATGGAATTTGCTGCACCATTTACCAATGCCGAAATTATTGGTATTACAGGCAGCAACGGCAAAACAACCACTACGGCTTTAACCTATCATATTCTGCGCAATGCAGGTTTAAATGTGGGCTTAGGTGGCAATATAGGCAGGAGTTTTGCATGGCAAGTTGCCACAGAAAATTTTGAATACTATGTACTGGAAATTTCAAGTTTTCAATTAGACGATATTGAAACTTTTCGTCCTAATGTGGCGGTGCTTACCAATATAACACCGGATCACTTAGACCGCTATAACTACGAACTCGATAACTATGTGGCCGCAAAATTCAAAATAGGTAAGTGGCAAAACGAAAGCGATTATTTTATCTACTGTGCCGATGATGAAATTACCATGCAAAACATGGATCGCTACCCAACCAAGGCACAAAAAATTCCTTTTAGCCTTGAAAAAAAATACAAGCAAGGCGGCTATGTAGAAAACGAAACTTTATTCATTAACATAAACCAAACTCAGTTCACCATGAGCAATTCTGAACTTGGCATTAAAGGCCGACACAACACTTACAATTCATTAGCAGCGGGGATTGTAGCAAATATTTACGGGCTGCGTAAAGACGAAATCAGGAAGAGCCTGAGCGATTTTAAATCGTTAGAGCATAGATTAGAGACTGTAACTAAAGTACGTGGTGTAGAGTTTATTAACGACTCTAAAGCAACCAATGTAAACAGCACTTGGTATGCACTCGAAACCATGAGTAAACCAATTATTTGGATTGCTGGTGGTGTAGATAAAGGCAATGATTATTCGGTGTTAACTCCTCTAGTTCAAAAAAAAGTAAAAGCATTGGTTTGTTTGGGCGAAGACAATACAAAGCTACACAGTGCTTTTGGTAAAGCCGTGGATGTAATTGTGAATACAAATAATATACACGATGCCGTAAGAATGGCATACCAACTGGGCGCTCCGGGCGATGTGGTGTTGCTTTCTCCTGCTTGTGCTTCGTTCGATTTATTTCAAAATTTTGAAGACAGAGGAATGAAGTTTAAAGAAGAAGTAATTAAGCTTTAA
- a CDS encoding FtsW/RodA/SpoVE family cell cycle protein yields the protein MSSIFKHFQGDRLIWLVVFLLIGVSMLGIYSSTSTLAFRLQGGNTEYYVMKQFFYVAIGFGLMFITHLVDYRYYSRLAQILWLVSIPLLLYTMFFGTELNNANRWITIPLVGLTFQTSDLAKLALIMYLARQLSLKQENIDDFKESFLPILLPIIVTALLIVPDNLSTALIVVFTSIFVMFIGRVALRHIALLAGAGTLIMVLFFAILFVMPQSMLVGRTATWKHRVENFFDRSGNVEEEYQVLQSKIAIAKGGLVNLNAGGSDQKNFLPHPYSDFIYAIIIEEYGLLGGAIILMLYLFFLYRCIRIVLKAPKAFGAFLAVGLGIALVIQAMINMAVVVNLVPVTGVTLPLVSMGGSSAIFTSIAFGIILSVSRNVELQNGEESLEMAA from the coding sequence ATGAGCAGCATATTCAAACATTTTCAGGGCGACCGTTTAATTTGGTTGGTGGTATTTTTACTCATCGGAGTTTCTATGTTGGGTATCTATAGTTCCACCAGTACTTTGGCTTTTCGCTTGCAGGGAGGCAATACAGAGTATTATGTAATGAAACAGTTTTTTTATGTTGCTATTGGGTTTGGGTTAATGTTTATTACACACTTGGTGGATTATCGCTACTATTCGAGGTTGGCGCAAATTCTTTGGTTGGTATCTATTCCGTTATTGCTTTATACCATGTTTTTTGGTACAGAATTAAACAATGCCAATCGTTGGATTACTATTCCGTTGGTGGGGCTTACCTTCCAAACTTCAGACTTGGCAAAGCTGGCTCTTATTATGTATTTGGCGCGGCAGCTAAGTTTAAAGCAAGAAAATATAGATGATTTTAAAGAGTCGTTTTTGCCGATATTGTTACCTATTATAGTTACGGCTTTACTTATTGTGCCGGATAATCTTTCTACGGCATTGATTGTGGTGTTTACAAGTATTTTTGTAATGTTTATAGGTCGGGTTGCTTTAAGGCATATCGCGCTTTTGGCGGGTGCGGGAACTTTAATAATGGTATTGTTTTTTGCAATTTTATTTGTGATGCCGCAAAGCATGTTGGTTGGGCGAACTGCTACTTGGAAACACCGTGTAGAGAATTTTTTTGACCGCTCCGGAAATGTGGAAGAAGAGTACCAAGTGCTGCAATCTAAAATTGCCATTGCCAAAGGCGGCTTGGTGAACTTAAATGCAGGCGGCAGCGACCAAAAGAACTTTTTGCCACACCCTTATTCAGATTTTATTTACGCCATAATTATTGAGGAATATGGATTGCTTGGCGGGGCAATTATTCTAATGCTGTATCTTTTTTTTCTATACCGCTGTATTCGTATTGTATTAAAAGCTCCTAAGGCATTTGGTGCATTTTTGGCTGTGGGTTTAGGCATTGCATTGGTAATTCAGGCAATGATAAACATGGCTGTAGTAGTAAATTTAGTTCCGGTAACGGGCGTTACGCTCCCGTTGGTAAGCATGGGTGGCAGCAGCGCCATATTCACCAGCATTGCCTTTGGAATTATCTTAAGCGTAAGTCGTAATGTAGAACTTCAAAATGGCGAAGAGTCTTTGGAGATGGCTGCCTAA
- a CDS encoding tetratricopeptide repeat protein, with product MSKSRALFASLVAIVFFMLVFAYSNHWHNGFHFDDSHTVQNNLYVRHIQNIPLFFKDCTTFSSIPSHGSYRPLVTTSLAIDYKLGEVFSANGYDPFWYHVSTFIFFLLQAVLMWFFFKKILDTVSRGTPNAFVALFAVAWYALNPVMAETINYVISRSDSLSTFFVVLAFVVYQYAASARKYYLYLIPILIGALAKPTAIMFGPMLMAYHLLFEQEQSLLAVGKWQWNKLWKVALPSMAVFVAVYFFIKKMEAGMFEPGGSSLFEYIITQPYIYLHYVAMFLLPMQLSADTDWSTFKSLSDVGALVGFVFLILLVFTVFITSKNPKQRPITFGILWFLFALVPTTFVPLAEVMNDHRQFYPHVGTALALTWALYLVLENVWKRIPVNAIVLGSLLLFSAYAYGTYERNKVWLTEETLWKDVTEKSPLNGRGLMNYGLALMARGDYAGAEQYFKRGLELWPYYSYLYINMAIAKESTGKIDEAGYYYQKGLEYGKSYPNNYYYYGKYLYRKGSKEEAIGYLQQCLKMSSAQVDARYLLMDALYETKRLEELKSICTETLKILPSDKKATDYLAMAETGKSRAEVLETSLQEKPTAEGYLNLSLSYYQAEKYDLCITAAEKALALKPDYAEAWNNICSAHNALGNFKAGAAACEEALKLKPDYALAKNNLLWAKHNLK from the coding sequence ATGAGTAAAAGCCGAGCCCTTTTTGCAAGCCTTGTGGCAATAGTGTTTTTTATGTTGGTATTTGCCTATAGCAATCATTGGCATAATGGATTTCATTTCGATGATTCGCATACGGTACAGAACAATTTGTACGTGCGGCATATTCAAAATATTCCACTATTTTTTAAGGATTGCACCACCTTTAGTTCTATTCCATCGCATGGTTCTTATCGCCCGTTGGTAACTACTTCGCTTGCCATAGACTACAAACTTGGCGAGGTGTTTTCTGCCAATGGTTACGATCCGTTTTGGTATCATGTTTCTACCTTTATTTTCTTTTTGCTGCAGGCTGTTTTAATGTGGTTTTTTTTCAAAAAAATATTGGATACGGTTTCGCGCGGAACGCCCAATGCTTTTGTGGCATTATTTGCCGTTGCATGGTATGCGCTTAATCCGGTAATGGCAGAAACTATTAACTATGTTATTTCGCGCTCCGATTCGCTTTCTACTTTTTTTGTGGTATTAGCATTTGTGGTTTACCAGTATGCTGCTTCTGCACGCAAGTATTATTTGTATTTAATTCCAATACTTATTGGTGCTTTGGCCAAGCCAACGGCAATTATGTTTGGACCCATGCTAATGGCTTATCACCTGTTGTTTGAGCAAGAGCAGAGTTTATTGGCAGTAGGCAAATGGCAGTGGAATAAATTGTGGAAAGTAGCATTGCCTTCGATGGCAGTTTTTGTGGCTGTATATTTCTTTATTAAGAAAATGGAAGCAGGCATGTTTGAGCCGGGCGGCAGTTCGTTATTTGAATATATAATTACACAACCGTATATCTATTTGCATTATGTGGCTATGTTTTTATTGCCCATGCAGTTGAGTGCCGATACCGATTGGAGTACTTTTAAATCGTTGAGCGATGTAGGTGCGTTGGTAGGTTTTGTATTTCTTATACTCTTGGTGTTTACGGTATTTATTACTTCTAAAAACCCAAAACAACGCCCTATTACATTTGGTATTTTGTGGTTTTTATTTGCCTTGGTGCCAACCACTTTTGTGCCATTGGCTGAAGTAATGAACGACCACCGTCAGTTTTATCCGCATGTAGGCACAGCATTGGCACTTACTTGGGCACTTTATTTGGTGTTAGAAAATGTGTGGAAGCGTATTCCGGTAAATGCAATAGTGTTGGGTTCTTTATTGCTTTTTTCAGCCTATGCTTATGGCACTTATGAGCGCAACAAAGTATGGCTTACCGAAGAAACATTGTGGAAAGATGTAACGGAAAAAAGCCCGCTCAATGGAAGAGGACTCATGAATTACGGATTGGCACTTATGGCACGGGGCGATTATGCTGGAGCAGAACAGTACTTTAAACGCGGATTAGAGTTGTGGCCATACTATTCGTATTTGTATATAAATATGGCTATTGCAAAAGAATCTACCGGAAAAATAGACGAAGCCGGATATTACTATCAGAAAGGTTTGGAGTATGGAAAAAGCTATCCGAATAACTACTATTACTATGGCAAGTATTTGTATCGCAAAGGAAGTAAAGAAGAAGCTATTGGTTATTTGCAGCAGTGCCTTAAAATGAGTAGTGCACAGGTAGATGCCCGTTATCTATTGATGGATGCCTTATACGAAACCAAACGCTTAGAAGAGTTGAAAAGCATCTGCACCGAAACTTTAAAAATTTTGCCAAGCGATAAAAAAGCAACCGATTATCTGGCTATGGCCGAAACAGGAAAAAGCAGGGCAGAGGTATTAGAAACTTCATTGCAAGAAAAGCCTACTGCCGAAGGTTATTTGAATTTAAGTTTAAGTTATTATCAAGCAGAGAAATACGATTTATGTATTACCGCTGCCGAAAAAGCATTGGCATTAAAGCCCGATTATGCAGAGGCTTGGAATAATATATGCTCTGCGCACAATGCACTCGGCAATTTTAAGGCGGGTGCTGCGGCTTGCGAGGAAGCACTTAAGTTGAAACCCGATTATGCTTTGGCAAAAAACAATTTATTGTGGGCAAAGCATAACCTAAAGTAG
- a CDS encoding oligopeptide:H+ symporter: MFNKATKWSLFPKSAPYIVGTELAERFSFYGMKAILATFLVSNFFNPENNPATQAGAEARSNEITHLFTAISYGCCILGGILADKFLGRYKTIVYLSIIYIIGHLFLAVFESNYQWFIVGLMLIAIGSGGVKPNVSVMVGDQFDNPEDKNISKLYDVFYFAINLGAFFSMLIIPVLKHRYGGAIAFGVPGLLMLVALLIFLAGKRQYKMVPPSTTGSSRTFKETVTILSKVLVVFAFIPLYWALWDQNGSEWVLQAAKMDLNFMGITWLSEQIQVVNAILILVFIPLFSVVVYPLLEKLGVRVTAVRKIGWGFVLVAVTFLLTAWIQQQLDAGVKLNIAWQLLAYTILTASEIMVSITGLEFAFARSPKDMKSTVMSLWFFTVFLGNILVSFINNSIHSGGFFSGFSGASYFILFAGMMAANTILYFVAVKVFKADSE, encoded by the coding sequence ATGTTTAACAAAGCAACTAAATGGAGTCTTTTCCCAAAGTCGGCTCCTTATATTGTTGGTACAGAATTAGCAGAGCGTTTTAGCTTTTATGGCATGAAAGCAATCCTTGCCACCTTTCTGGTAAGCAACTTTTTTAATCCGGAAAATAACCCTGCCACGCAGGCAGGTGCCGAAGCGCGCTCAAATGAAATTACACATCTTTTTACAGCCATATCTTATGGCTGTTGTATTTTGGGAGGCATACTTGCCGATAAGTTTTTGGGTCGCTATAAAACAATTGTTTACCTAAGTATTATATACATTATTGGGCACTTGTTTTTAGCCGTTTTTGAAAGTAATTACCAATGGTTTATTGTTGGCTTAATGCTCATTGCCATTGGTTCCGGAGGCGTAAAACCGAATGTGAGCGTAATGGTGGGCGACCAGTTCGATAATCCTGAAGATAAGAACATAAGCAAGCTATACGATGTGTTTTACTTTGCTATTAACTTAGGCGCTTTCTTCTCCATGCTTATTATTCCTGTATTGAAACACCGCTATGGCGGAGCAATAGCTTTTGGTGTGCCGGGCTTGCTTATGCTGGTGGCATTACTCATTTTTTTGGCAGGAAAGAGGCAATATAAAATGGTGCCGCCATCTACCACAGGTAGTTCACGAACATTTAAGGAAACGGTTACCATACTCTCTAAAGTGCTGGTGGTGTTTGCATTCATACCGTTGTACTGGGCATTGTGGGATCAAAACGGATCTGAGTGGGTGTTGCAAGCCGCTAAGATGGATTTGAATTTTATGGGTATTACTTGGCTTAGCGAGCAAATTCAAGTGGTAAATGCTATTCTTATTTTGGTGTTTATTCCATTGTTTTCGGTAGTGGTATATCCATTGTTAGAAAAACTGGGAGTACGGGTAACTGCAGTTCGAAAGATTGGTTGGGGATTTGTGTTGGTTGCTGTTACATTCTTGCTTACAGCGTGGATTCAGCAGCAGCTTGATGCAGGTGTGAAATTGAATATTGCATGGCAATTATTGGCTTATACCATTCTCACAGCCTCAGAAATTATGGTGTCTATTACAGGTTTAGAATTTGCATTTGCACGCTCGCCAAAAGATATGAAAAGCACTGTAATGTCGCTTTGGTTTTTCACGGTTTTTCTTGGAAATATTTTAGTGTCGTTTATTAATAACAGTATTCACTCCGGTGGTTTTTTTAGCGGTTTCTCAGGGGCTTCCTATTTTATTTTGTTTGCAGGTATGATGGCTGCAAATACCATACTTTATTTTGTAGCAGTAAAAGTTTTTAAAGCAGATTCCGAATAA
- the panC gene encoding pantoate--beta-alanine ligase, with the protein MKVFKTVEAWKKELASLQGKTISFVPTMGALHEGHLSLVKQAKRNKNYVVVSIFVNPTQFNNANDFAQYPITVNKDMALLKKVKCDALFLPSVEEIYPEGTEQKNAIDFGFVANTLEGEFRPGHFAGMAQVVERLLRIVEPQKLFMGLKDYQQALIVGALIKKRKLHIELIKCATKREADGLAMSSRNVRLNKASRAVAVQLSKALFYTRRKIAALKKAGEYIPIATITAAAKAKLQAYPAIDIEYFEVRNALTLQPQKKISEQPLVALVAANVGGVRLIDNVVIP; encoded by the coding sequence ATGAAAGTTTTTAAAACTGTTGAAGCATGGAAGAAAGAACTTGCTTCCTTACAAGGTAAAACTATAAGTTTTGTTCCCACAATGGGCGCTTTGCACGAAGGGCATTTGAGTTTAGTAAAGCAAGCCAAGCGCAACAAAAATTATGTGGTGGTAAGCATATTTGTAAATCCAACCCAGTTTAATAATGCCAACGATTTTGCCCAGTATCCCATTACTGTAAATAAGGATATGGCATTACTTAAAAAGGTAAAATGCGATGCACTTTTTTTACCCAGTGTAGAGGAGATTTATCCGGAGGGAACGGAGCAGAAAAACGCAATAGATTTTGGATTTGTTGCCAATACTTTGGAAGGAGAATTTAGGCCGGGGCATTTTGCAGGAATGGCACAAGTAGTAGAGCGCTTGCTCCGCATTGTAGAGCCACAGAAATTATTCATGGGACTAAAGGATTACCAGCAAGCGCTTATTGTTGGCGCACTTATTAAAAAGAGGAAACTACACATTGAACTTATTAAGTGTGCAACCAAACGCGAGGCAGACGGGCTTGCCATGAGTTCGCGCAATGTACGGCTAAATAAAGCATCGCGAGCAGTAGCGGTACAGCTCAGTAAAGCATTGTTTTATACACGCAGAAAAATTGCTGCATTAAAAAAGGCAGGCGAGTATATTCCTATAGCCACCATTACGGCAGCCGCAAAAGCCAAGCTGCAAGCCTATCCTGCAATTGATATTGAGTATTTTGAAGTGCGCAACGCACTTACACTGCAGCCGCAAAAGAAAATATCGGAGCAGCCGTTGGTAGCTTTGGTGGCAGCTAATGTTGGCGGAGTACGTTTAATAGATAATGTGGTAATCCCATGA
- a CDS encoding shikimate dehydrogenase: MKVGLVGFPLAHSFSKKYFEEKFQREQITNASYELFPIEAIDKLPALLLQEQLNGLNVTIPYKEQVLAYCTHLSDEVAAIGAANCLKIIGNEVHAFNTDVFGFAGSIQPYLKPHHSTALILGTGGSAKAVQFVLKQLGIPFQHVSRSSMHGCLTYSALSLELIEAHPIIINTTPLGMFPNIVAKPAIPYSGLSAKHIVFDLVYNPAQTAFLQAAAQQGAVVVNGLEMLHLQAEKSWEIWSNSTCVVHLAKH, translated from the coding sequence ATGAAAGTAGGTTTGGTAGGATTTCCGCTGGCACATTCTTTTTCAAAAAAGTATTTTGAAGAAAAATTTCAGCGCGAACAGATTACCAACGCCTCCTATGAATTGTTTCCAATAGAAGCAATAGATAAATTGCCTGCTCTGCTATTGCAAGAGCAACTCAATGGCTTAAATGTTACTATTCCTTACAAAGAGCAAGTGCTGGCATACTGCACACATCTCTCTGATGAAGTAGCAGCAATTGGTGCCGCCAATTGTCTTAAAATAATTGGTAATGAAGTGCACGCGTTTAATACCGATGTATTTGGCTTTGCCGGTAGTATTCAACCATATTTAAAACCACATCATAGTACAGCACTTATTTTAGGTACGGGCGGCAGTGCCAAAGCCGTACAGTTTGTATTGAAGCAACTAGGTATTCCATTTCAACACGTTTCGAGAAGCAGTATGCACGGTTGCCTTACTTACAGTGCCCTTTCTTTGGAGTTAATAGAAGCGCATCCAATTATTATCAATACTACACCGCTGGGCATGTTTCCTAACATAGTAGCCAAGCCTGCCATTCCATATAGTGGTTTATCGGCAAAACACATAGTGTTTGATCTTGTTTACAATCCGGCTCAAACCGCATTCTTGCAAGCAGCTGCGCAGCAAGGTGCTGTTGTTGTAAACGGTTTAGAGATGTTGCATTTGCAGGCCGAAAAGTCGTGGGAAATTTGGAGCAATAGTACTTGTGTAGTGCATCTTGCCAAGCATTAG
- a CDS encoding MarC family protein, whose product MFSIADIVSISFSLFAVIDIVGNIPVVLGLKRRELHFHPGIATAFAGCLMIVFLFAGEALLKLMGVDVQSFAIAGSIVIFIIGIEMILGRSFFKTDPEVGKSGSIVPLGFPLIAGAGTLTTIISLRSVYSVQNMVVGILINLVIVYAVLISIDWIEKRLSQNTLNAMNKFFGVILTAIAVRIFTNAVLSIIKL is encoded by the coding sequence ATGTTTTCTATTGCAGATATTGTATCTATTTCATTCTCGTTGTTTGCCGTAATTGATATTGTAGGGAATATTCCGGTGGTATTGGGTTTAAAACGCAGGGAACTTCACTTTCATCCGGGCATTGCCACCGCATTTGCCGGTTGCCTTATGATTGTATTTTTATTTGCAGGTGAAGCCTTGCTAAAACTCATGGGAGTGGATGTGCAATCGTTTGCCATTGCAGGATCTATTGTAATTTTCATTATTGGTATAGAAATGATTTTGGGCCGCAGTTTCTTTAAAACCGACCCCGAAGTAGGCAAGAGCGGCAGCATTGTTCCGCTCGGGTTTCCGCTTATTGCAGGTGCAGGCACGCTTACTACTATTATTTCGCTGCGCTCTGTGTATTCTGTTCAGAATATGGTAGTAGGTATTCTTATTAACTTGGTAATTGTGTATGCCGTTTTAATAAGTATAGATTGGATTGAAAAACGATTGAGCCAAAACACGCTCAACGCCATGAATAAGTTTTTTGGCGTAATACTTACTGCCATTGCTGTGCGTATCTTTACCAATGCAGTATTGAGTATTATTAAACTGTAA